The Elgaria multicarinata webbii isolate HBS135686 ecotype San Diego chromosome 4, rElgMul1.1.pri, whole genome shotgun sequence genome contains a region encoding:
- the NRXN1 gene encoding neurexin-1 isoform X28, translated as MGPVLLRRGGCLLLWMALLLGCWAELGSGLEFPGAEGQWTRFPKWNACCESEMSFNMKTRSSSGLVLYFDDEGFCDFLELILTQGGRLQLSFSIFCAEPAILLSDMAVNDNLWHTVVIRRNFKNTTLLIDQAEAKWVEVKSKRRDMTVFSGLFLGGLPPELRSPTLKVTLSLVKDREPFKGWITDVRVNYTQSSPVESQEVRLDDEQSHLCARDDVCLNGGVCSVLNDQAVCDCSQTGFHGKDCSEEDNYVEGLAHLMMGDQGKSKGIT; from the coding sequence ATGGGTCCTGTGCTCCTCAGGCGTGGAGGTTGCCTCCTGCTCTGGATGGCCTTACTCCTGGGATGTTGGGCTGAGCTTGGTAGCGGCCTAGAGTTTCCAGGAGCAGAGGGCCAATGGACTCGCTTTCCTAAATGGAATGCTTGCTGCGAGAGTGAGATGAGCTTCAACATGAAGACCCGTAGCTCCAGTGGCTTGGTCCTTTACTTTGATGATGAGGGTTTCTGCGACTTCTTGGAGTTAATCCTGACCCAAGGGGGGCGGCTCCAGCTGAGCTTCTCCATCTTCTGTGCTGAGCCTGCCATCTTGCTCTCTGACATGGCCGTCAATGACAACCTGTGGCACACAGTAGTCATCCGCCGCAATTTTAAGAACACAACGCTATTAATCGACCAGGCTGAGGCTAAGTGGGTCGAGGTGAAATCTAAGCGGCGGGACATGACGGTTTTCAGTGGCCTCTTTCTAGGAGGGTTGCCTCCTGAGCTGCGCTCACCTACCCTAAAAGTAACACTCTCTTTGGTGAAGGATCGAGAACCCTTCAAGGGATGGATAACTGATGTAAGGGTCAACTATACACAGTCCTCACCTGTGGAGAGTCAGGAAGTGCGGCTGGATGATGAACAGAGTCACCTGTGTGCCAGAGATGACGTTTGTCTCAATGGTGGCGTCTGTTCTGTGCTCAACGACCAAGCGGTGTGTGACTGCTCCCAAACCGGCTTCCATGGGAAGGACTGCAGCGAAG